Proteins found in one Maridesulfovibrio sp. genomic segment:
- a CDS encoding BMP family ABC transporter substrate-binding protein: MSHAGLNFRIGVFLILFCFVFGVAQVCHAKTVKIGFVYSGVTINDSSFNEMAAAGLHKLQKSRQVEVLARRGGFTVAETMKAINSLLSEGIKIIVINSSTYGKRFGAVALDHPDVVFVFVDTKIEGYPNIISIDYAQGMGSCLVGALCAWQTKTGRIGFLGGNESPVIMDFLQGFRKGVEYSGRDVRIDVQFVRKGMSDKGFEDPQQANYLAGRMYGAGADIIFAVAGLSGNGVIHAARKSGNLVVGVDSNQDYMAKGTVLTSMMKRFDVAVYKEVLAVLDGNYVSGNKRYDLANGGVGLTDMKYTKHLLAPGVLEKLNELKLKLVEGKLK, translated from the coding sequence ATGAGCCATGCAGGATTAAACTTCAGGATTGGGGTTTTTCTGATCTTATTTTGCTTTGTTTTTGGGGTGGCACAGGTTTGCCATGCAAAAACAGTAAAAATAGGGTTCGTATATTCCGGAGTGACCATTAACGACAGCTCCTTCAATGAAATGGCTGCTGCCGGTTTGCATAAACTGCAGAAGTCCCGACAGGTTGAGGTATTGGCCCGCAGAGGCGGATTTACTGTTGCTGAAACCATGAAAGCCATCAATTCACTGCTGTCCGAAGGGATTAAAATTATCGTGATCAACAGCTCCACATACGGGAAACGTTTTGGAGCTGTTGCCTTGGATCATCCTGATGTTGTCTTCGTCTTTGTTGATACAAAAATCGAGGGTTATCCCAATATTATTTCCATTGACTATGCACAGGGGATGGGGTCATGTCTGGTCGGTGCCCTTTGCGCATGGCAAACCAAAACAGGCCGGATCGGTTTTCTCGGCGGCAATGAATCTCCTGTGATTATGGATTTCTTACAGGGCTTCCGCAAAGGGGTAGAGTATTCCGGCAGGGATGTGCGTATCGATGTGCAATTCGTGCGTAAGGGAATGTCGGACAAAGGATTTGAGGACCCGCAGCAGGCTAATTACCTTGCTGGCCGTATGTACGGTGCCGGAGCTGACATAATCTTTGCGGTAGCCGGTTTGTCCGGAAACGGTGTTATTCATGCGGCGCGCAAATCCGGCAATCTGGTCGTCGGGGTGGATTCAAATCAGGATTACATGGCCAAAGGTACGGTGTTGACCAGCATGATGAAGCGGTTTGATGTGGCCGTTTATAAAGAAGTTCTGGCCGTTCTGGACGGAAATTATGTGTCGGGGAATAAAAGGTATGACCTTGCTAATGGCGGGGTTGGTCTGACCGATATGAAATATACCAAACACCTGCTTGCCCCCGGTGTACTGGAAAAGCTGAATGAACTGAAATTGAAACTTGTTGAAGGAAAATTGAAGTAA
- a CDS encoding response regulator encodes MMNSSGIRRRITLGLVAILATVLLPLGFIFNELHHSEIHENVISKGNNVAALVAFSSSDAILNFQNYRLDELVQKACTVNGVVSCAVFSESGRLLSKFEKLGENGGDGVSHVERRVLKDGECLGFVRLGISDAYIVDSTRFTLTNVLIVIFAAVLICGFWLRIFIGKTVISPVVGLAGQAKQAENGEPVAFEGVDRNDEIGRLAGSLERLSFRLVSLQAEIEQMVAAQTESLNEKNSILKDEVCALRKTEMDLNTTVDELSFAVRELEKAKAKAEVGSRFKSQFLAMISHEIRTPMNAILGMGDLLLNTDLDPEQMGYVEIFRGSGELLLRIINDILDFVQIESGQIELVPVPFDPSGDVQSVCKSVAHSAHARDIEVICNVESDIPSQVVGDPVRVRQILLNIVSNAVKFTSSGEVEVRLSIENSGEDFDRLLYTVRDTGIGIPEGQKESIFDMFVREDETAPREFGGVGLGLATASRLAALMDGDIRFESESGKGTIFYFSIPFKKSVYAPVQSVVDFSGTRVLLVDGNHTVREVLSRRMQFFGVDVVVAVDGPEGLEYLEVAREQGPLYDLLVVDSEMPSMTGSSFLAKAQQGKLLPERVAMMFSTGCTEEDRENARFSGADHTLIKPVFDADLLRCLASVAEPGKEKLKPGKGLSVLLVEDNGDHNKMLELFILNTGAEITVAVDGKQAVELFCGNHFDLVFIDLELPGIDGIETVKSMREFEQINERDKSVIITLAASSDSLNRQDLALYGYDGFISKPVKGEIIRSAVSAVAGKSGLPDDIIILE; translated from the coding sequence ATGATGAATTCTTCCGGGATCAGACGCAGAATAACATTGGGACTTGTTGCCATACTGGCTACGGTTCTGTTGCCTCTGGGGTTTATTTTTAATGAACTGCATCATTCTGAAATTCATGAAAATGTTATTTCTAAAGGGAATAATGTGGCGGCCTTGGTTGCTTTTTCCAGCAGTGATGCCATTTTGAATTTTCAGAATTACAGGCTTGATGAACTGGTTCAAAAAGCCTGTACTGTTAATGGTGTGGTTTCCTGCGCTGTATTCAGCGAATCGGGAAGGCTGCTCAGTAAGTTTGAAAAACTGGGTGAGAATGGCGGGGACGGTGTTTCCCATGTTGAAAGACGGGTTCTGAAGGATGGCGAATGTCTGGGGTTTGTCAGACTCGGAATCTCGGATGCGTATATTGTGGACAGCACCCGTTTTACATTAACTAATGTTTTGATCGTGATTTTTGCCGCTGTTCTGATTTGTGGATTCTGGCTGCGTATTTTTATTGGCAAAACAGTAATTTCTCCTGTAGTCGGTCTTGCCGGACAGGCCAAACAGGCCGAGAATGGCGAGCCTGTGGCTTTTGAAGGTGTCGACAGAAATGATGAAATAGGGAGGCTTGCCGGTTCTCTTGAACGTCTTTCTTTCAGACTGGTGAGTCTTCAGGCTGAGATAGAACAGATGGTCGCAGCGCAGACGGAATCATTAAATGAGAAGAATAGCATTCTTAAGGATGAAGTTTGCGCTCTTCGTAAAACTGAAATGGATCTGAATACGACTGTGGATGAATTGTCCTTCGCTGTACGAGAGCTTGAAAAAGCCAAGGCAAAAGCCGAAGTCGGCAGCAGATTCAAGAGTCAGTTTCTGGCCATGATCAGCCATGAAATAAGGACACCCATGAATGCCATTCTCGGAATGGGGGATCTTCTTCTGAATACTGATCTTGATCCTGAACAAATGGGCTATGTTGAAATTTTTCGTGGTTCCGGCGAGTTGTTGCTGAGAATCATCAATGATATCCTTGATTTTGTGCAGATAGAGTCCGGACAGATTGAATTAGTTCCGGTCCCTTTTGATCCTTCAGGAGATGTGCAGAGTGTATGCAAAAGTGTGGCTCACTCGGCCCATGCCCGCGATATTGAAGTTATCTGCAATGTGGAATCGGATATTCCCTCACAGGTTGTGGGCGATCCGGTGCGGGTCCGTCAGATTCTGCTGAATATAGTTTCTAATGCTGTTAAGTTCACTTCCAGCGGTGAAGTTGAAGTCCGGCTGAGTATAGAAAACAGCGGTGAAGATTTTGACCGGTTATTATATACAGTGAGAGATACAGGCATAGGTATTCCTGAAGGGCAAAAAGAAAGTATTTTCGATATGTTCGTTCGGGAGGACGAAACAGCTCCCCGTGAGTTCGGAGGAGTAGGACTCGGGCTTGCAACAGCTTCCCGGCTGGCGGCATTGATGGACGGCGATATCCGCTTTGAAAGTGAAAGCGGCAAGGGGACCATTTTTTATTTTTCCATTCCGTTTAAAAAATCCGTATATGCACCGGTGCAAAGTGTTGTTGACTTTTCCGGCACACGTGTTCTGCTGGTGGACGGAAACCATACTGTGCGTGAGGTACTGTCCCGCAGGATGCAGTTTTTCGGTGTCGATGTAGTCGTTGCAGTAGACGGTCCTGAAGGACTGGAGTATCTTGAAGTTGCTCGGGAGCAAGGTCCTCTCTATGACCTGCTGGTTGTGGACAGTGAAATGCCCTCCATGACAGGCAGTTCTTTTCTGGCGAAAGCACAGCAGGGTAAACTGCTCCCTGAACGGGTGGCAATGATGTTTTCTACCGGATGTACAGAAGAAGACAGGGAAAATGCGCGGTTTTCCGGGGCTGACCATACTTTGATAAAGCCTGTCTTTGATGCTGATCTTCTCCGCTGTCTTGCTTCAGTGGCTGAGCCCGGCAAAGAGAAGTTAAAACCGGGTAAGGGACTAAGTGTCCTGCTGGTAGAAGATAACGGCGACCATAACAAGATGCTGGAACTTTTCATTCTTAATACCGGGGCAGAAATAACTGTTGCGGTTGACGGAAAACAGGCCGTGGAGCTTTTCTGCGGCAATCATTTCGATCTTGTGTTCATTGATCTGGAGCTTCCGGGCATAGATGGAATTGAGACGGTGAAAAGCATGCGTGAATTTGAGCAGATCAATGAACGTGATAAGTCGGTTATCATAACTCTGGCGGCCAGTTCCGATAGCTTGAACAGGCAGGATTTAGCCTTGTACGGGTATGACGGCTTTATATCCAAACCGGTAAAAGGGGAGATCATAAGGTCCGCTGTTTCGGCTGTGGCCGGAAAATCAGGTCTCCCTGACGATATAATTATTCTGGAGTAA
- a CDS encoding Hpt domain-containing protein, with amino-acid sequence MVSEVNSEQELFVINEELRELIPHFVMHQFDELQQMESCLRSGDLIEVGRLGHSLKGAAANFCLDPLSRLGMAIQDVSKLGMNEALVPLVKKYRFYLDELKIQVS; translated from the coding sequence ATGGTGTCTGAAGTAAATTCAGAACAAGAGTTGTTCGTAATTAATGAAGAACTCAGAGAATTGATTCCGCATTTTGTAATGCATCAATTCGACGAGTTGCAGCAGATGGAATCCTGTCTCAGGTCCGGGGATCTGATTGAGGTTGGTCGATTGGGTCATAGCCTGAAGGGCGCTGCTGCGAATTTTTGTCTTGATCCGCTTTCTCGGCTGGGTATGGCCATACAGGATGTATCCAAGCTGGGTATGAATGAAGCTTTGGTTCCATTGGTAAAAAAATATCGTTTCTATCTTGATGAGCTGAAAATTCAGGTTAGCTGA
- a CDS encoding DUF2156 domain-containing protein: MSHSTLQPGLHHALLEPAGYVSWLEINPLRMGKHAVILSEPVSSAEHKLMLIKKIASHLGEITLVQIGEDLARTLFNEGYRVYQIGVESELDIQNYSLDGKYKSSLRQWRNKALRSGLTVEEAPLSCADRQEVEGLCQDWLKSRGGKELSFLTRPLPAGDEEGVRFFWVRRRDELLGFTGFDPIYSNGGIIGYYHNFDRLSSSAVNGTSAFTLLQAMDKFRNEGRKVLNLGLSPLLDIEKGYNMTGALQRLTHLFYAYGEKVYPFKGNAGHKSKFRGNKKKVFVASNAMWFKTMIAAATACGLEL; this comes from the coding sequence ATGTCACATTCAACCCTGCAACCGGGACTGCATCACGCCCTGTTGGAGCCGGCAGGGTATGTTTCATGGCTTGAAATCAATCCCCTGCGCATGGGAAAACATGCTGTAATTCTCTCCGAACCGGTCTCTTCTGCTGAGCACAAGCTTATGCTCATTAAAAAAATTGCATCGCACTTAGGAGAGATAACTCTTGTCCAGATAGGAGAAGATCTGGCCCGGACTCTATTCAATGAAGGTTACAGAGTTTACCAGATCGGCGTGGAAAGTGAGCTGGATATCCAGAACTATAGTCTGGACGGTAAATATAAATCATCTCTGCGCCAATGGCGTAATAAAGCATTGAGATCGGGTTTGACCGTGGAGGAGGCTCCGCTCTCCTGCGCCGACAGACAGGAAGTGGAAGGACTGTGCCAAGACTGGCTTAAAAGCAGAGGGGGAAAAGAATTATCATTTCTTACCCGGCCGTTGCCAGCCGGAGATGAAGAGGGAGTGCGTTTTTTCTGGGTCCGGAGAAGGGATGAGTTGTTAGGTTTTACCGGTTTTGACCCAATATATTCAAATGGTGGTATTATAGGATACTATCACAATTTCGACCGCCTCTCTTCAAGCGCGGTAAACGGGACCTCAGCCTTCACCCTGTTGCAGGCCATGGATAAATTCCGCAACGAAGGAAGGAAAGTTTTGAATCTAGGTCTTTCACCGCTTCTAGACATAGAAAAAGGATATAATATGACTGGAGCGCTGCAAAGACTGACACATCTTTTTTACGCATACGGAGAAAAAGTATATCCCTTCAAGGGAAACGCCGGGCACAAATCAAAATTCCGTGGAAATAAGAAAAAAGTATTCGTAGCGAGCAACGCGATGTGGTTCAAAACAATGATAGCGGCTGCAACTGCGTGCGGTTTGGAATTATAA
- a CDS encoding bile acid:sodium symporter family protein, which yields MIGLLCRFIERHFLLLAVSLSLVAFMEPSLFTWMKPHIAFSLGIIMFGMGLTLEFSDFAEAIRNYKTVGLGVLLQFTVMPVLAVGLSVLFGLPQDVLIGMVVVGSCPGGTASNVIAHLAKANVALSVTMTLVSTCLAPLLTPLIIYIILNQQIEIPFLPMIQSVFWIVIFPLVDGLVLRKLLRKRVDGLLHIFPSISIIVIAMLIACIIGLNRDLLGSFPLLVFLAVALHNLGGLGAGYGAGRLAGFNHRDSVTLAIEVGMQNSGLGVALATKYFSAASALPGALFSLWHNISGVLLANRNREIFSGGDNEKQS from the coding sequence ATGATTGGTCTTTTATGCCGCTTTATTGAGAGGCATTTTCTTTTGCTGGCAGTCTCGTTGAGTCTGGTTGCTTTTATGGAGCCGTCCCTGTTTACGTGGATGAAGCCGCACATCGCCTTCAGTCTTGGCATTATCATGTTTGGTATGGGGCTGACTCTTGAATTCAGTGATTTTGCTGAGGCGATAAGGAATTACAAGACTGTCGGTCTGGGGGTGCTGCTGCAATTTACAGTCATGCCTGTTCTTGCTGTGGGGCTGTCTGTACTCTTCGGGCTGCCGCAGGACGTTCTGATCGGCATGGTCGTGGTCGGGTCCTGTCCGGGAGGAACGGCTTCAAATGTCATCGCCCATCTTGCAAAGGCGAATGTGGCTCTTTCCGTAACCATGACCCTTGTTTCCACCTGTCTCGCCCCTTTACTTACTCCTTTGATCATCTACATCATTCTCAATCAGCAGATTGAAATACCTTTTCTACCCATGATTCAATCCGTGTTCTGGATAGTTATTTTCCCTCTGGTAGACGGGCTGGTACTGCGTAAATTGCTTAGGAAAAGGGTCGATGGGTTGCTGCATATTTTCCCTTCCATATCAATCATAGTAATTGCCATGCTCATAGCCTGTATCATCGGGTTGAACCGTGATCTTCTGGGATCATTCCCGCTGCTGGTTTTTCTGGCAGTCGCGCTTCATAATCTGGGCGGACTGGGAGCCGGGTACGGAGCGGGCAGGCTGGCCGGATTTAATCACCGCGATAGTGTGACTCTGGCCATTGAGGTGGGCATGCAGAATTCCGGTCTTGGAGTTGCATTAGCAACTAAATATTTTAGTGCTGCCAGCGCCTTGCCCGGAGCGCTTTTCAGCCTGTGGCACAATATTTCTGGGGTATTGCTTGCCAACCGTAACCGGGAAATCTTTTCAGGAGGAGATAATGAAAAACAGTCTTGA
- a CDS encoding YkgJ family cysteine cluster protein: protein MKNSLDAIIDAGLAPVYPMFEAHPDMIKLLRDMCMAVCVDCGNITPDMQQFPVMLAKKSISLFGANFAAVLGQVESLDSNFKVACDAGCSYCCSSHITLTPQEAFHIVLYLAANRSEDEFIRITEDCLSAAADYIPGQLNEFVKNYFRPCPFLTDNRCSIYEVRPIACRNWISTDLEACIKSYNTGNKVPVPQNALIMVQKELVFTGQQAYLAGLGIEGGIGPFMPMLSQILIDFEGCYAKWLGGEKLNGQI from the coding sequence ATGAAAAACAGTCTTGATGCAATAATTGATGCCGGTCTTGCCCCTGTTTATCCTATGTTTGAGGCTCATCCGGATATGATAAAGCTCTTGCGGGATATGTGCATGGCCGTGTGTGTTGACTGTGGAAATATCACTCCCGATATGCAGCAATTCCCTGTTATGCTGGCTAAAAAAAGTATCAGCCTTTTCGGTGCTAATTTTGCTGCTGTGCTCGGGCAGGTGGAAAGTCTGGATTCAAATTTCAAGGTGGCTTGTGATGCAGGTTGCTCCTACTGTTGCTCCTCGCATATCACGCTTACCCCGCAGGAAGCTTTTCATATTGTATTGTATCTGGCCGCTAATAGGTCAGAAGATGAATTTATCCGTATAACCGAGGATTGTCTGTCCGCTGCCGCTGATTATATCCCCGGTCAGCTCAATGAATTTGTGAAAAATTATTTCCGTCCGTGCCCGTTTCTAACCGATAACCGGTGCTCCATTTACGAGGTGCGTCCCATAGCTTGCCGCAACTGGATTTCCACTGACCTTGAAGCCTGTATCAAAAGTTACAATACCGGAAATAAGGTTCCTGTTCCTCAGAATGCTCTCATCATGGTTCAGAAAGAGCTGGTATTTACCGGGCAACAGGCTTATCTCGCCGGTCTCGGTATTGAAGGTGGCATAGGGCCTTTCATGCCCATGTTGTCTCAGATATTGATCGACTTTGAAGGCTGTTATGCCAAATGGCTGGGCGGAGAAAAATTAAACGGTCAGATTTAG
- the trpB gene encoding tryptophan synthase subunit beta, which translates to MTDNATINADGFFGEYGGQYVPEQLLPILNKLAETYEKYRNDPEFLKEFKYYLEKYSGRPTPLYLCSNLTEELGGAKIYLKREDLNHLGAHKVNNTIGQILLAKRMGKKKIIAETGAGQHGVATAATCALMGMECTIVMGEVDIERQKLNVFRMRMMGAKVVAAKSGQKTLKEAVDEALAAWIGDAENTFYLLGSAVGPHPYPAMVRDFQSVIGREAKQQCLEDEGRMPDYCIACVGGGSNAIGLFADFIEEKSVKLIGVEPSGRSLEPGDHAATLCLGEPGIMHGFNSYMLKDEKGEPAPVYSISAGLDYPSVGPEHSHLKDLGRASYEHASDKEAVDAFFKLSQTEGIIPALESSHALAYALKLAPQLDKDKIIVVNLSGRGDKDVAQIEDMISKGELTLP; encoded by the coding sequence ATGACTGACAACGCAACTATCAATGCAGACGGTTTTTTCGGTGAATACGGCGGGCAATACGTTCCCGAACAGCTTCTTCCTATCCTGAACAAGCTGGCCGAAACATACGAAAAGTACAGAAATGACCCGGAATTTTTAAAAGAATTCAAATATTATCTGGAAAAATATTCAGGCCGCCCCACTCCTTTGTATCTCTGCTCCAATCTTACTGAAGAGCTTGGCGGTGCTAAAATTTATCTCAAGCGTGAAGATCTTAACCATCTTGGCGCACACAAAGTAAACAACACCATCGGTCAGATTCTGCTGGCAAAACGCATGGGCAAGAAAAAAATTATCGCTGAAACAGGCGCCGGACAGCACGGCGTAGCCACCGCCGCCACCTGCGCGCTCATGGGCATGGAATGCACCATCGTCATGGGTGAAGTGGACATAGAACGCCAGAAACTGAATGTCTTCCGCATGCGTATGATGGGTGCGAAGGTCGTGGCCGCCAAGTCCGGCCAGAAAACTCTGAAAGAAGCCGTGGACGAAGCCCTTGCCGCATGGATCGGCGATGCTGAAAACACTTTTTACCTGCTTGGCTCCGCAGTCGGTCCGCATCCGTATCCGGCTATGGTCCGCGACTTCCAGTCCGTGATCGGCCGGGAAGCAAAACAGCAGTGCCTTGAAGACGAAGGACGCATGCCGGACTACTGTATCGCTTGTGTCGGAGGCGGTTCCAATGCCATCGGCTTGTTCGCGGACTTTATCGAGGAAAAATCCGTCAAACTAATCGGTGTTGAACCTTCCGGACGCAGCCTTGAACCGGGCGACCATGCAGCAACACTCTGCCTTGGTGAACCGGGAATCATGCACGGTTTTAATTCCTACATGCTCAAAGACGAAAAAGGCGAACCAGCTCCGGTTTACTCTATTTCCGCAGGTCTTGATTACCCCAGTGTAGGCCCCGAGCATTCCCATCTCAAAGATCTGGGACGGGCTTCATATGAACACGCATCTGATAAGGAAGCTGTGGACGCATTTTTCAAACTTTCCCAGACTGAAGGTATTATTCCCGCCCTTGAGTCATCGCACGCGCTTGCTTATGCACTTAAACTGGCACCGCAGCTGGACAAAGATAAAATCATCGTGGTCAACCTCTCCGGTCGCGGCGACAAGGACGTGGCCCAGATAGAAGATATGATCAGCAAAGGTGAGTTGACTTTACCATAA
- the fsa gene encoding fructose-6-phosphate aldolase: MEFFLDTANLDEIRKAKAQGLMDGVTTNPTLLSREGGDWRKQAEAICAEVDGPVSLEVVGESSAEMVREAEDLAAFGDNVVIKIPMTTEGLVATESLYRKGVKTNVTLVFSPLQALLAAKAGATYVSPFVGRLDGISHDGMEVIRQIRTIFDNYDFPTKVLVASIRHPMHVLDSALIGADVATIPYNVISQLAAHPLTDKGLAAFNADWEKLTG; this comes from the coding sequence ATGGAGTTCTTTCTGGATACCGCAAATTTGGATGAGATCAGGAAGGCCAAAGCGCAGGGGCTCATGGACGGGGTGACAACCAACCCAACCCTGCTTTCTCGTGAGGGCGGGGACTGGCGTAAACAGGCTGAGGCCATCTGCGCTGAAGTCGATGGCCCGGTCAGTCTTGAGGTTGTCGGTGAGAGTTCAGCGGAAATGGTCCGTGAGGCTGAGGATTTGGCAGCTTTCGGAGATAACGTAGTAATCAAGATTCCCATGACAACCGAGGGACTGGTGGCCACGGAAAGTTTGTATCGCAAGGGCGTCAAAACCAACGTGACCCTCGTTTTTTCTCCTTTGCAGGCTCTGCTTGCCGCTAAGGCCGGTGCTACCTATGTAAGCCCGTTTGTCGGGCGTCTAGATGGGATATCACATGACGGCATGGAGGTTATTCGGCAGATTCGCACTATCTTCGATAATTATGATTTTCCTACCAAGGTGCTGGTGGCCTCTATCCGCCATCCCATGCATGTGCTGGATTCCGCGCTCATCGGCGCGGATGTGGCGACCATTCCATATAATGTAATCAGCCAGCTGGCCGCTCATCCGCTGACCGATAAGGGACTTGCCGCGTTTAACGCGGACTGGGAAAAGCTGACCGGCTGA
- a CDS encoding addiction module protein translates to MIDINTITDQALQLAPVQRAELIESLLASFDSRRKSIDSKWAVEAESRIDAYEQGKVDSVPADEVFDRLGRQD, encoded by the coding sequence ATGATTGATATCAACACCATCACAGACCAGGCCTTGCAACTGGCACCAGTGCAGCGGGCGGAACTTATTGAATCTTTGCTTGCCAGCTTCGATTCAAGGCGCAAATCAATAGACAGCAAATGGGCCGTTGAAGCCGAAAGCAGGATTGATGCCTATGAACAAGGAAAAGTGGACTCAGTTCCTGCTGATGAAGTTTTTGACCGGCTTGGAAGGCAGGACTAA
- a CDS encoding type II toxin-antitoxin system RelE/ParE family toxin, translating into MIRFLSCAQQELNDAVAWYNEQSAGLGFDFAAEVKRALSRIEEHPEAWTLISRRTRRIRISRFPYGVIYQIRQDCLLVVAIMHMSRNPEHWKSRI; encoded by the coding sequence ATGATCAGATTTCTTTCCTGCGCGCAGCAGGAATTAAACGATGCAGTCGCTTGGTACAATGAGCAAAGTGCAGGACTAGGTTTTGATTTTGCTGCGGAAGTTAAACGTGCACTTTCCCGTATAGAGGAGCACCCGGAAGCCTGGACCTTGATTTCCAGAAGGACAAGGCGGATACGGATTTCAAGATTTCCATACGGTGTTATTTACCAAATCCGGCAGGATTGTTTGCTTGTCGTAGCAATCATGCATATGAGCAGAAACCCTGAACATTGGAAAAGTCGCATTTAG
- a CDS encoding glycosyltransferase family 9 protein, translated as MSKRPILILQMQRMGDLILSFPLILWLERAYPGHPIWVVAEEKFFRPLMPVSPRVTYLPWEGLGELRKNKYELLINLSIRERAASLAGELEAEEKFGPVASNDGTIHILGDWQLYRASVVENNRHNLFHWADLNALDCIPLSSIASTSWPQPRTLHRESNRIGLFLGASEEAKRPSIRFWADLCAELLKRGLRPVLFGGPMEQGIGQEVARLSKGPVLDMSGKLNLGELIAVGQSLQLFITPDTGPMHLAAWSGMKVLNLSMGNVNPWETGPYQTDHYVLRSTMSCALGCWSCSRDQLYCHNPFTPSRIAVAAKRMIVEDRDGLRKINMPGLRLSLSSRSSRGLYSLEQVNGSRAQAGDFLGRFWQQYFGAVFGLWSFEGAEGLWKEFTEQNPNLASKMAGQLPRLGREFSRGLARRAPLADSFWNSCPVVLRQFTGFIHLFLQNNSYSHQAWIKVLSFYEQLVFIVSRNLS; from the coding sequence ATGTCCAAACGTCCGATACTCATTCTTCAAATGCAGCGTATGGGGGATCTGATCCTTTCATTTCCGCTTATCCTTTGGCTGGAAAGGGCTTATCCCGGTCACCCTATCTGGGTTGTGGCCGAGGAGAAGTTTTTCCGTCCGCTCATGCCGGTCAGCCCGAGGGTCACCTACCTGCCTTGGGAAGGGCTGGGAGAACTGCGTAAGAATAAGTATGAGCTGCTGATTAATCTGAGTATTCGCGAACGGGCGGCTTCGCTTGCCGGGGAACTTGAGGCCGAAGAAAAGTTCGGGCCGGTGGCATCAAATGACGGTACGATCCATATCCTTGGTGACTGGCAGCTATACCGGGCCAGTGTGGTGGAAAATAACCGTCACAATCTTTTTCACTGGGCGGATCTGAACGCTTTGGACTGCATCCCGCTAAGCAGCATTGCATCCACCAGTTGGCCGCAGCCGCGCACGCTGCATCGTGAATCCAATCGAATAGGCCTTTTTCTGGGAGCCAGTGAGGAGGCTAAACGTCCTTCTATCCGCTTCTGGGCTGATTTATGTGCTGAACTTTTGAAGCGGGGCTTGCGTCCTGTGCTTTTCGGCGGTCCCATGGAGCAGGGAATTGGACAGGAAGTTGCTCGTTTGTCCAAAGGTCCGGTGCTGGATATGTCCGGCAAGCTGAATCTTGGTGAACTAATAGCCGTGGGACAATCCCTGCAACTTTTTATCACTCCCGATACCGGGCCGATGCATCTTGCGGCATGGTCGGGGATGAAGGTACTCAACCTTTCCATGGGGAATGTGAATCCTTGGGAAACCGGACCTTATCAGACGGACCATTATGTGCTGCGTTCTACCATGAGCTGCGCACTTGGCTGCTGGTCATGCTCCCGGGATCAACTTTACTGCCATAATCCATTCACCCCTTCCCGTATTGCCGTGGCCGCAAAGCGTATGATCGTTGAAGACCGGGACGGATTGCGAAAAATTAACATGCCGGGCCTGCGGCTTTCTCTTTCTTCCAGAAGCAGCCGGGGTCTTTATTCTCTGGAGCAGGTAAACGGAAGCAGAGCGCAGGCCGGAGATTTTCTGGGCCGTTTCTGGCAGCAGTATTTCGGTGCGGTTTTCGGGCTCTGGAGTTTTGAAGGGGCAGAGGGCTTGTGGAAAGAATTTACGGAACAAAATCCGAATCTTGCCTCCAAGATGGCAGGTCAGTTGCCGCGCTTGGGCAGGGAATTCAGCCGTGGTCTGGCCCGCCGTGCTCCGCTTGCGGATTCTTTTTGGAACTCTTGTCCTGTTGTTCTACGTCAATTTACCGGATTCATACATCTTTTTTTGCAAAATAACAGCTATAGCCATCAGGCATGGATCAAAGTCCTTTCCTTTTATGAACAGCTGGTCTTTATCGTCAGCCGAAATCTATCCTAA